The following are encoded in a window of Vigna unguiculata cultivar IT97K-499-35 chromosome 8, ASM411807v1, whole genome shotgun sequence genomic DNA:
- the LOC114194756 gene encoding amino acid permease 6-like produces the protein MSSMHIENPETLADGSKNFDEDGRAKRTGTWVTASAHIITAVIGSGVLSLAWAIAQMGWVAGPAVLFAFSFITYFTSTLLADCYRSPDPVHGKRNYTYSEVVKANLGGRKFQLCGLAQYINLVGVTIGYTITASISMVAVKRSNCFHKHGHGDKCYINNYPFMIVFACIQIVLSQIPNFHNLSWLSIVAAVMSFAYSSIGLGLSLAKVAGGGHVRTSLTGVQVGVDVSGIEKVWRMFQAIGDIAFAYAFSNVLIEIQDTLKSSPPENRVMKRASLIGIMTTTLFYVLCGCLGYAAFGNDAPGNFLTGFGFYEPFWLIDFANVCIAVHLIGAYQVFVQPIFGFVEKWGKEKWPESQFINGEHAVKVPLCGSLNLNFFRMLWRTTYVVITAVIAMLFPFFNDFLGLIGSLSFWPLTVYFPIEMYIKKSKMQRFSFTWTWLKILSWVCFIISIISAVGSIQGLALDLKKYKPFQAQQ, from the exons ATGAGCAGCATGCACATAGAAAACCCAGAAACTCTGGCTGATGGCAGCAAGAACTTCGATGAAGATGGACGAGCCAAAAGAACAG GGACATGGGTGACCGCAAGTGCTCATATCATAACGGCGGTGATTGGTTCCGGAGTTCTTTCTCTTGCATGGGCAATTGCGCAGATGGGTTGGGTGGCTGGTCCTGCAGTGCTTTTTGCTTTCTCTTTTATCACATACTTCACTTCCACTCTTCTCGCTGATTGTTACCGTTCACCAGACCCTGTCCATGGCAAGCGAAACTACACATATTCTGAGGTTGTCAAAGCTAACTTAG GGGGTAGAAAATTTCAGCTTTGCGGATTGGCTCAGTATATAAACCTTGTTGGGGTAACCATCGGCTACACAATAACTGCATCTATCAGTATGGT GGCGGTGAAGAGATCGAACTGTTTTCACAAACATGGACATGGAGACAAGTGCTACATAAATAACTACCCTTTCATGATCGTGTTTGCCTGCATCCAAATTGTTCTTAGCCAAATACCAAACTTCCATAACCTCTCTTGGCTCTCTATTGTTGCAGCTGTTATGTCTTTTGCGTATTCTTCCATTGGCCTTGGCCTCTCACTTGCCAAAGTCGCAG GTGGGGGACACGTGCGAACATCCTTAACAGGGGTGCAAGTGGGGGTGGACGTATCGGGAATAGAAAAGGTTTGGAGGATGTTTCAAGCGATCGGTGACATTGCCTTCGCTTATGCCTTTTCTAATGTGCTCATTGAGATCCAG GACACCCTAAAATCAAGCCCACCAGAGAACAGAGTGATGAAGAGAGCAAGTTTAATTGGGATAATGACGACAACATTATTTTATGTACTATGTGGGTGCTTAGGCTATGCTGCATTTGGAAATGATGCACCAGGAAATTTCCTCACAGGGTTCGGCTTCTACGAGCCCTTTTGGCTGATAGACTTTGCCAATGTCTGCATTGCAGTGCACTTGATTGGGGCATACCAG GTGTTTGTGCAACCGATATTCGGGTTTGTGGAGAAATGGGGCAAAGAAAAATGGCCAGAAAGCCAATTTATAAATGGTGAGCATGCTGTGAAGGTTCCTCTGTGTGGAAGTTTAAACCTGAATTTTTTTAGGATGTTGTGGAGGACAACATATGTGGTTATCACTGCTGTTATAGCTATGCTATTTCCATTCTTCAATGACTTTCTGGGACTCATTGGTTCACTCTCATTCTGGCCATTGACGGTTTACTTCCCAATAGAGATGTACATTAAGAAATCGAAGATGCAAAGATTTTCCTTCACATGGACATGGCTCAAGATTCTGAGTTGGGTCTGTTTCATCATTTCTATTATCTCAGCTGTGGGTTCCATCCAAGGCCTTGCTCTTGATCTCAAGAAATACAAGCCCTTCCAAGCACAGCAATAG